Below is a genomic region from Apteryx mantelli isolate bAptMan1 chromosome 22, bAptMan1.hap1, whole genome shotgun sequence.
ttattttaaggaaaaatatttttagaatattttaaaagttgggcTGGCCTAATGTATTATTTCCTAGACTTACAAGCTTGTTCAATCCAGAGGAGCAAGCTCCTGAAGAATCAGAGGAAGTTTCGGTGCTCTTTCCTTCTTCATAAGCTGTAGTGAATGTCCTGGATACTGCAGAGGAAATCTCTTGAGAAACCCAAGAGGAAGTATCCAAAGCTATTTCATGAGAGTGTCTGTATTTCTCAATGGCTACTGGAAGTTTTTCctctagaattaaaaaaagatggcaaagctggaaaattatttttggatttttttttaaatatcttggtCATATTTGAATAGAAGCATAAAAAGTTCTGTATACCAGCTAATTTGAACAAGAAACTAAAGAAATTATTGTCTGTAAGTGATCTCTTAGCAGATTTCTGCCTGGGATTTCCATCTCAGACACTAATGGCCCAAGACTTTGCCAATTTAAAAGTTTTTAATACTCTATTGCACAAAGTTAATTAAAGTGCAAAGCACAAGGTAATTCATTACCCCTAAACAACACTTAACAAATTCAACAATGCTGAGATCACTTTAGCAGCACTGACAATGTACTATGTGCTTGTCtggctttaaaatgcaaaaaccctaCATTTATCACTCCATACCAGTTTCAAATTCTAAGACAATTTATGATTTCTGAAGGCTACCATAAGCATCAATTCTCAAGTAACTATTTTTCAGAGACCTTTCAGATACTGGCTTTTTCAGCTGTCTGTCTATAAATTCTCCTTTAGTTCTACATATCAGATTCCTTTGATTAAACAGGCTTTTAGCTACAAAGGTGCAACTACCACAGCCAAAGCAAAGATTTCAAACCACAAGCATACCATTTCTTATGATTACTTATTCCAAGCCTGGCGTTATTGCATTGGTACTACATGAAGGGAGTTTCCATGATTCACACCAACCAATTTGACATTAGCAAGTGCTGGCAGAGAAACCTGACTCCCGGCATAGAAAGGTTCAGTCAGTCACTgattcttccttccctcccctccgcaGTTACCTGAGCTGAGCGGAGTGCTGACACTCGTCGGTGCATGACTCGCTCGGGGGGTTTTACAGTTTATATCCTTAGAGTAGCTCTCTTGCTCACAGGAAATACTTGACAAATCCTGAATATCTGTCAGTGATCTAAAGAATTGAAAGATACTCTGACAGTTAGAATATCCACTTCTTATGCTTTTGAATTACTAAATTCTGCTCTTTTCAGGTTCTTTAAATTTCACTTTGTTCAGTCTTGGCTAGCTTTTCAGAAGGCAGTTAGACATTCCCTTTGACAACTTCTCGCAGAATTTCTGGAAGGCTAAAGAACACCATCTTCCATGATCTTGCAGAGACAGAAGAAGTTAATTAACAGCTTTCCCTTCCTTTATGGAACTTCTTCCCTTTAATAATTCTTTTATAAGAAGAAACTCAGTAAATTGCCTCCAAAAAGGGCAAGAGCTTCAAATGTGAACCAGCAGGTACAAAACTATTTCCAAAGCCATAGGAAAATCCCAAGACTTAATGAAAATTAAAGATCTGTTAAGCTAAGACTAACTAAGTCTTAGGAGCCTTTAAAAGAATTACACAGGTAAAAGTGAAACTGCTAAATATCTGCACAGGCAGTGATGTCTACTCAAACTACAAATGTTTTTAAGCAGGTGCAGAACTGAGAAATTAAGAAATCTAACATCTATTGCAGATATACCCTTGTTTACATTTTTCTCATGTAATGATCAGATGTTGACTGTTACCAAATCAGTAATTTATATTCGAATCCCAGCTACCTGTAAAAAGAAACTAACTTTACTAGTTAAGTCACAAACCTATTTTGCTAATTGTTCCTAAGAATCACAATCACCAGCCTATTTTTGTAATAATATTTATGTAACTACACACTAGCAATTTGCTCTTTaacataatttaatttattttgtgtaCTTTACACAGAAGAAACAAGGAATACTCGCACTTAAGCGTGAAGAGGTACACCCAAATTATACTAAGTTAATTGCTtatgaatatgaaaatatttcaagtaagCTAAGATACATGACTGCTCTTTTATATCAATCTCCCTACttatgaaaaaatattatttcaatacTTTAAATAGTATTCTGTCTCTCTGTTTTGGTCTGTCATATGTTCTCATTTTACATGAACAGAAAACTTCTGGAATGATAACAAGCCAACTTGCTGCAGTTTCAGTAGGAAACAGTCTGCGGCCTTACATATCCTTCTCTCTGGATTCTTTCTGCGGCTCCCTTAGTATCACCTCTTGTGCTGCTTCACCACTGGAatgaggaaggggggaaaaaactaaTATTAATTGATCTCCTTGGAAaactatgaaaataaatttttaaagagaaaagatacTAAATACATTTAAAGCACTACCTTCTCTCTGGGATAGACTGAAGCTCCTAAAAACTTTTTGCTTAAAGCCTTAGAAGACAGGGAGAAGGAGAGCTAGATGAAAATGTAGTTTTAAGCACATTACGGACTTGTATCCAATACAGAGAACGCTTCTAACCGACAtcagcagtttccaaagaaaactaactgaaagttaaataaaaatcTGTGAATACACATCACTACATTGTTTTATCATCCTTTGACTAGTCTGCACCGTAAGCTATTGTCTCTCAAACAATCACAACATTCTTCAAGGTCAAGGAGGGATTCAAAGATGATTACTGCTAGATGGTCAGACAATAACAGTACTCTGTCCTGCTGCCAAAAGCTCAATTCTTAAGGAAGGGGAGGAAACAGAAACATCACCCTTTACCATAAGACCAAGCATTTACACTTGCTACCTACCTTTGGTACTGGTAACTCAGTCCCTCTAGAGGAGGGGAGAGAATACAAACACTGACAGTAAATACAGTTCTTACTCCCATACTCTGGAGAAATTCAGCAACTGCTAATTGCAGGGGAACATAAAGATGAGCTAAGGGGAGCCCTTAAGAAGCCTGAAAACTACTGCTGAAAGATCTTCTGTATCTCTTTAAGGGAAACATACCTCTTACAGCATGGGGTGGCGATCCTGGCTGACATCTCTAGGTATTAGACAATACAAAATTCACAGAAATACTGGACATAACCCTCATGTTTGACAGATAATGAGACTGCAAGTATCCAAGCTTGGGATAATATCATCTGTAGGCAAGCTGCACTGAACATACTTGCATCAGTCTTCCCATGGCACGGGAAAGGCATGATCTTCATGCCACCTGAGCTCCAATACCAAAGTACATCAAAATCTAAAACCGATGACAGAAGTCCTAATCTGAATTATCTTTGCTCTATTTAAGACTGTTGTATATAAGTGTAAAAGGAATTGAATATACACAACTTATTTTTTCTATTTCCCTCATTAGGCAGACAAAAAGATACTAAACAGTAAAAGACAAAGCCCCATGAGACTTGTGAAAgtccttttaatattttcttgcCAAGAAAATATTATACATAGTTCATTAAAAAACACCACTGGCATCTTATTTGAATATTAGATATATGAGCAGAATTAATAGAGAGCATACTTTATAACCTAATTTATGCTCGAACTAGCAATGAAAATAATAGTCTTTCTACCTGGCTACAGGCATATGGCTAAGTTGATTCACTCCTAATGCGTTACTGCCAGAATTCtgcgctgctgtgctgcagagtaatatttttcctcctgaatacaaATAACAAATGTTCCCTTGTTATTGGGTTTTGCAAGTACAAAAGAAAATGACACAACTCATTGAACAGGAAATTACaactttattgtattttttaGCTCTTGTGACCTTTGTTGTTGTCAAGagacaaacacatttttaaagacaCATTTTCATAAACATACCACAGCTGCTAGATAGTCAACCACTGGAGCATTGGGGAACACTGCAATATTTACAGATTTGAGCTGAGTAAGACAAATAATAGAACAGATGAACAATGCTGATCCTTGCATTATTTGGCACACACATTGTCAGCTCTTACAGTTTTTAAAACTCAAGAGACTTCAAACAATAAGAGTATTAATGTATAAACACAATTCTAATTGTTTCCAGCACCGTAGCAAGTTATATGAAAAGGTTAACTCAGCCCTAGAACGTAAAACAAAGGTTGCAAGCAGGTTtttaactgaaacacagcaagtatATGATCACTGCACTCAACCTAACCACCATGCCTAAATCCCATCTTCCAAAATCCTATGTGCCCTGAACTCTCATTAATGTAATGGGGAGTAAGAGACCAAGGGGCCCAAAAGAATCTAGCTTCAGCTTTCTAACAGGAACGCTGCTGACAAAAATATAAGTGCAACAAAAGACTTGTTCTTGCTGACTCAAAAGGACCCTCAAAAGAAAGAGCACATTTAACAGCAATACCTGATCCAGCATCACCAGATAGCTGTTTCTGTACACAGACTTCTTGAGTATCTTCTAATTTGCCCTCAGGATTTGAggtctgaaggggaaaaaaggaaacaaattcaaTTTCTCATAGGCAAGTTGTGAAGTGTGGGACAATTCCTATAGGATGAAGTTCAAAGTTATCAGAAGGGCGACACATACACTTTTTAAGAGCTGGCCACTGTGAGGAACAACAGCAAACAGCATGGATTGATTTTAATAATCCATACAACTAGTTTCAAGTCTTCCTTAGGAAATGAATAAAGATTGTTTTAAGACTATGGAGTGCTGTGCTGGATAGAACTaggaaggaaaggctgagaataTCAGCAGCCTTAAACTTTCCTCAACCTACAGTAGCGTAATCTTATGGCTCCATAGATTACATGATTTCCTAGTAAACAAACTTGAATTAAGAAAACaggcttctgatttttttttttttaaaggaaaagcattAGAATTTTCTGACTTTTAGATAAATCTTTATTTGTAGATGTTCtttcaaaagagaataaaaattttTGTTCTTCAGTCTTCTGCAGCACTTCTTCAAATCAAATGGGAATGTAATAAAGCCACATTTGGTTTTACTTACTTCCAAAGTTCTTGACATAGATTTCATTCCTGCCTAGGCTGTGATTTTTACCTCTAGTTTTGAGTTTTCTTGAatagtgggaggaaggaaataatCAGGATCAGGAGTCAAAAATTCTTCAGACACATCAGGAGATGAATCAGGGGAACAGCATAATTCCTTTGAATGCACCTGTGAAAGATGTTATTATTTAAGATGGTTTCTCCACTCCCTATTGAAGAATATGCATTTTAGTCCATAATGTTAAACACTACATCAAGCTGAAACAATATTTAATTTGACCACTCTGTTTCAGTCCTGGTTCCTGCTGCTTAGATTACCCTCACAGTTTACAGAGgtgagggggtgggggtggagaaGGATTGCTAATCAGATTGCAACTGAAAAGTCAGCACTAGCTAGCTGTCATCACAGTTCACTGTGCAATGTGCAGAGTCTAGGCTAAACTGTTTTATAGATAACTAGCAAAAATGAGATTTCTTGGATTACTATACATACTCTGGAGAGATTCTCGACTTGTTGAGGAATGACCAAATTCTTTTGATGGGCCGTTCCAGACTCTGCTTGCTCATCTTTTGATGGTGACGGGCAACTTCTCCCTAGTATGTCGCAACAGATGCAACTATTACGCAAAGAATAATGTGGACTGAGCGGTCAGAACCACTGAGGGAATATCAGTGAGAGTAAAGACAGCAAAGCTACCTGATCTGTCAGGAACATGCTGCAATAAAGACAGTTAAACACTCACATCATTAATCCAGACATGTGAAGCTTTCCTTGTTCCTTTCTCCATAACTATTATGAGCGTGCTTATCCACTGCAGTGCTACAGAAAAAGCATCTTTGAAGTCTGATTGAAAAAATAAAGGCAGGAAAGCATGTTCCATAGATTTGAAAGCTTTGGGTCTCTAATGCTGATAAGATAATCAATGATGAAGGGTCTCTGAGCTCACTGGACACTACATTCATCtattaaaacataaataataGACTAAGCAAAGTATTATGTTCTTCAGTGACTAACCCATTGACCTGCTTTGGGGGAAGACTCTGGAAAAAAAGATGGCCAATTACTGTAACAAAATCACAGAAGCTAAAATCTAGTGGGAGTGTgagagacaaaatatttttttctgcagcctTACCTCCAAAACTTTTGAATGCAGACTCCAGGTCACTCTCCTCAGATTCAGATCTCCCCTCACTGCCCAGATCCTCAACACTGTCACCTGCCTTCCACCCGCTATCTTTCTGCCAGTCTTGACTTTTTTGGACTCTGACAGTGACATGTTGAAAGGCTTCCTTTATACTCTCAGCTTCACTTTCAGACGTATATTCACTGGGTGGATATGGAGAGATGAGTTCCAGTTGTCCTGAAGCCACTCTTCTGGCCATCTGTTTTACCTCAGctacacaaaaggaaaaaagtcaccTGTCCACACAACAGAATTTGAAATGTCAAACCTTTCCCCGTGTTTCATGGTGTCTGCAGACTTGGAAATGTTAAGGTTACAGCCTGTAGATTTCTTATTGTCAGAAGAGCTAGACACTTCTCTTTTAAAGGAAAGTTCAAAACCTGCATAAGCTGATGCGGACAGGCCTTTACAAGAACAATTTTCATTCGTTTgaattgtttatttttcatgCTGTACTGCCATCCAGTGGTCACTGCTATACTACCCTCTCTGAATTATACGCTGTCCCTCCCTTACATCCTCAGAACAGGGTCAaaattgtggttgtgatgactcCACACCCTGAATGAGCAAGACAGGATCCTACTCATCTTGTTTTCCTCCAAAACAGCCTAATAGATCAGTTAAGGCATCCAGATCTTTAAGTGACAAAATGTTGAGGTTTTAATACACCACCCTGCAAGCAAGGATCACTAACCATAATGTTGATTAACACTGATTTACTTACTCCTCCATTCTGATTGCATCATCCTTCTCTCCTCACTTATTTTGGTACTGTGAATTGCAGGTGTTGATTTGGGACAGCACCTACAATAGATTGTTAGGAAACACATCAAACTTAATTCACAAGTGTATCGTGTTAAGGATTTGCAAGTCAGCAAAACACTAATTTTTTCAGTGTTAATTAAAAGGCTCAGAGCACACATGCTCTAAGAACCCAATGGAATTAACATACTGAACAAAACTAACAGAAGCTTAGAAAGCACAGACACGACTTTAGGTCTATTATGGATTAGCTAGACAAGTGATAATTTAGAATCTAGATTTCAAAGGCTGTCAACTACCTTCAAATGACATATCTAAACACTGATATACACTGAGTGCTATGTAGATTTGCATCATTAGGTCAGTAAGCCAATCAGTGGACACCAAAGATACAACTACAGAGAGCAGGgacaatatttaaaagaaaaacaaacaaaaaaaccactataGCAAACCAGACTAACCAATGTATGGTTTAGCAAGACTTTCCTACACTCGCAGCCCCTAACATCGGGCCTAGTTCTACACCTATGAAAGTCTAAGTATTTCCACTTAGAATTGAATGAAGCTGTGCATAGAGTGGAACCATCCTAACCAGTATCAGTATTATTTTAAACTTCCTTATTAGATTGCTCTCCTCAGGCATTGCCACAGTTCAGGACCAACCTACTTGACACCACCCCTTGAAAACTATGCACGTTTCCACATATATTTACACGTCTAATGatatacatacacataaacaTACATCTCTATATATATTAAAgtcatttaaacattttaaaacaattttaatatAGTGAGACATCATTCATCACACCAGTTTCTACCTCTGCCAATTCTAGCCCTTGGGTGGCGACCACAGAGCTCTGGCAGAAAAGCATGTGGAATCTGTCAGATCACAACTCCTTACCAGTAGCTGCCTTGTCACAGCAGTTATCCTGTCAGCTCTGCAGCTGACGAGTCACAGGGTCCTAATTGGATGGGTGGCTTTTGGCTTACCGAGAAAACATTCAACGTCATCTTTAACCCTGGATGTGTCCACTTTTGACAGTGGCTGTAGTGAGATGAATCTGCTGGAATTCATTCTTTTGTGGATACGATCAGAACTCACCACCTTTCTTCTTCAATTCCACTTGCTGCAGAACGTGAATCACCCCCTTTCTGACACTGCAAGGTGAACTTTTTTTTGCATCTCTGAGATACACGTGGGAGCAATCGCTGAAACGAGTCCAACAAGCCGTGACTCAGCACACGTCAGGCACTCCTGCGGTAATTCTGACGAGAGCTATGAGGCATACTAAGAACCAGACCATGCAAACTGTATTCCCAAGGCTTTATTTCAGTAGCACTGCTCATGCGAAAGGATGACAGCTCCAGGCCTTAACCCAGTAAAAACTCTGCTATGGATTTCTAGCAGGTTTCATACATGTGCAAGACGACTGCCCCAACATGTGGTTCCACAGGGAATGAGTGGATCCAGACAATTCAAGATTATTCCCACAGCAAATATGAATTTCTTTCTTTACCGTTCTCTTTGGGCTAAGCATGTCAACTACTTACATTTCAATAATCAAAACAATCTAGAAGTTATTATGAAGTGATAGCTCTGGCTTCCATAACCAAGTATACAACACCTCCCCCAACACCTTCTTCTGCTTCCTCTTTTCCCCCAGCCCCACCCCCATTTTAGTGCAAGACTTTCTTCCCTACAGAGGCACCGGTCTAATTTAATCTAAGgtctaaaattattttctaaggATCCAGGAAGAACAAGACATATCAATGTACTGTGAGCCAAAAAACCTGCAGATGGAGAAGATACAGCAAGGTCTCcttatgtgttttttctttctttctttctttttttttttaagacaaatttgAACAGTACTTGTTTAATGATGCATTCCTGCATGCAAAATTGTGCACATCAATATGATAATCAGGACACAAAAATCCAAGGCCATTTTTTAAGTATAATTTGAATAGTTTCATGTCATGAACTATCAGTACAACAAGCAGGCATGAAACTGCTCAAAATACTAGTTAGAGCAATCCAGGGCCATAAGTAAAGCTGTAATgtatgtatgaaaaaaaaaaccaaaaaaacaaaaaaaaaccctagttttTTGTGGAAATAAAGGAAGTAACACTATTGCACCATTGAGCTGACTGTTCTCTACTCCATGAACAATGTGTTTGGCATACACATATTTTAAAAGGTAGAAAAGCTATAGATTCTGCCCTTGCTTTTGGACAGCATCCAGAACCATGTCTCTATTCACTACCACAATCCCACTGAAGAACCTAGTAGTGATAAATGCACAGTTGCCCTGCTCAACACTTTACCTCACAATCTAGGTCCATTTGATCATCCAGGCTTTTCACTGTGCTGAAGCTgaatttgtcttcatttttagTCTTACTCCTCTGAGAAAAGCACTTCTGCTTCTCCTTCTGGATTGCCCATGTTCCCTCAGCTGCCTTTGGAATAGCTTGGAAATGGTCGCCACCCAAAACTCCTTGTGCCTGACATGTTATCAGCGGTGCAATATAGTCACTTGATGGTGGACCTATAGCCTTCCATAAAAAAGTATTAACTCTGGAAAATGGGCTATTGGCATTTTGAGGAATATCATCAGATCTGTTCCAGGATCTTTCTAGAAAAACCTGCTTAGAAGTCTGATTCATTTGGACTTCCTGGAGCAGCTTCCTTTGCTTCTCAGCAGTCTCTAATTCGTTTAGTTTCTCCTCTGTTCTGCACAGGGATCCTGATGCCTGCTGCAACATGCTCTGAGCAATCTTTAGATTAAGGACACATTTGCTGATGTGCTGCCCAGTTTGGGATGGACTACTCATTCTTTTCCCAGCATCTCCTCTCACTTGTGATTGCTTGCACGGCTCAGAGGCCTCATTtatcctttcttcctcttctgtagTGTACTCTGTACCTGATTCTGAAAAGCTGCCTTCCTTATCAACTGGCTTTTCCTCACAGTGCATTCCAGGGGATGCAAATAGGTCTCTGAGGGTAGCCTTATCttctttttgctgcctttttttatcCTTCAGATTATAACCTAGCACAGTGCCTCCTTCCAGAAAGTCTTCATGAAATTCTGGGTAATCGACAAagatttcattcatttcaaaGCTACAGAGGCTCTCATCCACATCACTGACACTGCAGGTCACCTGGAGTTCAGAAGCTACATCATGGCTTTTTTCCCATGCAACTGGCTGTAGACTGCTTGGTGTCTCACCATCCACTAAAGCCTCAGACTCCTCAGGAAAACCAGAGTATCTTTGGGCAGGAGAgttacctggaaaaaaaataaataaataaaaataaaaataaaaaatcagctgTTAAGTGTTAAGCTGCTCCTCCAGATGTCCGTTGCTTCACATTGCTTTCACCCATTTAGGAGTCCACACATTTTAGTTCTTACATGAGCAACACTTCATTCCCTCTATTGAAGACAATGTGCCTGCACTTCAATGACTAATTAGATGTACAGTCTTGAGCTTATATTAATAATTAGGGTGCTAGCTAGAATCCAAATCTCATAGCCTTCTGTTTTCAAACTGTGTCACCAAATCTGTAAGCGCTTGCATTTTAATTATTAAGAGTAGACCCTCATGCACTGAGGGACATGCTAAGTGGAGGATACACGACATCTTGCTGAACCGAAACTCACCAATCTCTGTTATCTCTTCTCCTTCCAATCCCAGTGTTCTTTCACGGTAGTTAAAAGCTGATGCTAAACAGATGTTTATGTCAGCCAAGACAGCAGACCTTTGTGCTTTTGGTATTTCATCAGCATGACCAGTTTGAGACTCAGTCAAGTCCTGTAATGCGAGAAATGCTATAAAATACAATTACATTTGACAAAACAATGCCTCCAGCTTCTATTTTAAGGTGATTTGTCTCCATGATCAGAGAAGGATACTCTCAAGTTCAGATTTGACACAAGAAAATCCTTCCACCTAGATTCAAGCAAAATGACCTAAATTTGAATAGACATTAACTCTGATTAACcaaatgctatttaaaaagcacaaaaggcTACAATCCTGGAAGTCACCTTTAAGTCATTCTTCATCAGGTACTGAATATCCTGAAGGTTCATGGAACGGTTCTTCTGCTTAGGTTCTAGCCCTGACTTTACAATATCATAATAGGGTTTCGGAAGTCTGACATCCGCTTCTAAATGCTGTCCCGAACTTACGAGCTGTTTAATAACTGAGTCTTCATGACCATCCCAGGGAAGTGTTTCTACAAGACATGTAACAGACTTTATACATTACAAGCTATATATTAATGCTAATAAAAGTCAGAGACACAGAAGTATTGTCTGGACGTTCCATAATTTACAGCTTCCAGCACTCAGTCCAGTCCAGCTTCTCCTCTCTATCTACAGCCAGCAGTAGATGATTTCAAggaggctgacagaaatctctcTAGTAAACAGCTATGCAATAGCCCACAGTGGATTCTTCACTCTCAACTAGTTGGTAGAGGGTTTAATTTTTAGGATAATTGTTTATCCTCCTTCACTGTCAAAGTAGTCAAAGTCAATATATGTGTCATCACCTGAAGTTCATCTCTAAGTTATCTTAGTGATCAAAAGGATCAAAGTTCTACAGGCTCATTTTGCGCTTTGCAAAGCACTAACTGAATGCTTTGTTGTCCTTGCattaagagaaaagaaacagcGGAAAAAACACTACAGAAAATTGCATCTAATATCTATCCTTAATCCCATCCTTCAGCTTTGCAATTTTGAACTTTTCAATTTCATTTTACAAAAGTTTTCACTAGCTTTTGCCATtgtcattaactttttttttcttttgccttgaaGTTTTCCTCTTCCAGGTTAACTCTATTTGTGTAATCATGGCAAGGTTTTACAGAATCACATAAGGAAATTAAACAGACATTTGGGGGCTGAGAGTCCACACTGAAAACATTCAGCAGACTACCCTAGTGACAAAAGTCTAAATCTACAGATATACCTGTCAAGGCCTCCTGCATTATTGTACAGAAGCTATAAATATCCGACTTGGTTGTGACAGTTTTCTCAAGGATTACTTCAGGAGAGCACCATTTATACAGCTGGATTGGGACAGGAATACGAGTCAGATCACTGTGTTCTCCTCCATCTctgctgtataaaaaaaaaaagttagatattGGGATACAGAAAACACTCAGCTAGAAGTTATGTCTTTTGGAATTAAGCATCTGAGtttgttacattttctttttgtttaaattattccCACTCTCCCCACATTTAGCAAGACAATGAACCTAGAAGGTCCAAAGTAGACCTGCAAAAATCTCTAATATTTTCACAtcaataaatactgtattttggcACTACACAGCAGAGACCTCTGCTGGTGAAAGTAATATCTTTCAAAAATTTACActcaaaaataaatcagaaaaagttaaaaatttCCCAATAACATTTTTACAACCAACCCTTTAAGATCTGGCCAGTGTGCTCAGACCATAGGCAAAAGACAAGAAAGTGCCACCTAGTCTGTCaaatgtttgttttgcagtgcATACTTATGTCTAGAAGCTGACTTCCCCCTTCTCTACAAACagtaattttttaaattcttgCTCATATCACAGTAAACTGTATCTGTCAAAAACATGGTAGCTATAAGTAACAGCCAAGATTAATAAACTGAGTTTGCAAGGATGTTACAAAATGTCTTTGTTCCTTTCAGCACATTTCCATCGGTAAGTTTTTGTTTAAGCCAATTTTACCCTCACTTTACAGTTTAACCAGCCAACTTCTCCCTTTCTAGACCGACTGCATTACAGCAAAGTAGTATTTTgaaaaagtaagaggaaaaaaaaaatggtgtccctcataaaagaaacaaaaatgtactAAAGCCTCCTCTTGTCCCTGGGTATCCTTAACAACCACCAGCTCAGCGAGGTGCGAGAGCCTCAGCCCTTTCAGGATAAGCCTCCCTAAGCACAAGCTCATTACAACAAAAACAGGCTTAAATTGCTTTCTGCCCAGCAACAGAATTAGTGACTCAAAGAGGAATTGCATCTCTGTTCACCAACATCGGGTTCTGTTTCTCCATGATGGTACTTTTATACTCCAGTAAAGAGCTTCTTCTCTAACTAGCTTCTATTCTCAAATACTTACAACTAACATAAAAATTAAGTGCACGAGATTTGCCATGTTACCTGAAGCGAAGTTAATGTACCTGCGCAGAAACGACTGAATTTTTTACTCCTGTTG
It encodes:
- the TEX14 gene encoding inactive serine/threonine-protein kinase TEX14 isoform X3 — its product is MAHAVPVPIPCPVQLGSIKNDTLEAELHEYVRQGNYVKVKKLLKKGIFVDAVNSLGQTSLFTAALLGLGKIVDVLLDYGSDPNHRCYDGSTPVHAAAFSGNQWILSKLLDGGGDLRVHDKDGKNPQYWAMSAGKESSAQMLEFIQRCTSHMQAAIQSFPSELLRKVDSSKALICSPSRFGGLVQGNVESPLSRFLKGGANSARNIYSFGFGKFYLTGSRHLGYLASLPIIGEKEVVQADDEPTFAYHVGPYMIMTNLMWGGSRVTVKELSFEPHQNCSKLRLADLLIAEQEYSSKLRHPHLLQLMSVCLSSDLEKTRLVYERVNFGSLYSILHERRSEFPVLRMETILHLLLQINDTLRFLHSRGFIHRSVTSYAIQIVSSGEAKLCNLEYMIESRDGGEHSDLTRIPVPIQLYKWCSPEVILEKTVTTKSDIYSFCTIMQEALTETLPWDGHEDSVIKQLVSSGQHLEADVRLPKPYYDIVKSGLEPKQKNRSMNLQDIQYLMKNDLKDLTESQTGHADEIPKAQRSAVLADINICLASAFNYRERTLGLEGEEITEIGNSPAQRYSGFPEESEALVDGETPSSLQPVAWEKSHDVASELQVTCSVSDVDESLCSFEMNEIFVDYPEFHEDFLEGGTVLGYNLKDKKRQQKEDKATLRDLFASPGMHCEEKPVDKEGSFSESGTEYTTEEEERINEASEPCKQSQVRGDAGKRMSSPSQTGQHISKCVLNLKIAQSMLQQASGSLCRTEEKLNELETAEKQRKLLQEVQMNQTSKQVFLERSWNRSDDIPQNANSPFSRVNTFLWKAIGPPSSDYIAPLITCQAQGVLGGDHFQAIPKAAEGTWAIQKEKQKCFSQRSKTKNEDKFSFSTVKSLDDQMDLDCERLLPRVSQRCKKKFTLQCQKGGDSRSAASGIEEERWCCPKSTPAIHSTKISEERRMMQSEWRTEVKQMARRVASGQLELISPYPPSEYTSESEAESIKEAFQHVTVRVQKSQDWQKDSGWKAGDSVEDLGSEGRSESEESDLESAFKSFGGRSCPSPSKDEQAESGTAHQKNLVIPQQVENLSRVHSKELCCSPDSSPDVSEEFLTPDPDYFLPPTIQENSKLETSNPEGKLEDTQEVCVQKQLSGDAGSGGKILLCSTAAQNSGSNALGVNQLSHMPVARSLTDIQDLSSISCEQESYSKDINCKTPRASHAPTSVSTPLSSEEKLPVAIEKYRHSHEIALDTSSWVSQEISSAVSRTFTTAYEEGKSTETSSDSSGACSSGLNKLSRLSVIAPSLRSIRKESALSQTSNHFIDELPPPAQELLDGIEYLKQQDSTTQDFKEEALYGCGVPIKVSDQIKIEDREAKKETERNEKRDHSLWTEETLNLAEETERAHSTLDDILERMLHTVPEDEENQEQPQVHTPRAANLNDPGDGGMKNGVKECKTRGESREPESCAGSPEDPHHEDQKFRLRRQLSWASPFRVIVLDQSSPPP